Within the Gossypium raimondii isolate GPD5lz chromosome 12, ASM2569854v1, whole genome shotgun sequence genome, the region ttatattctatatttaTAGGTAAATGCTTCCTGAAAGCAGTTGCTGGAtgtaacataaaaatatgtacgtTGGATGTAATCAAGGTAcatatttatgataaatatatcatgaatgattttatattaatattatgagACTATAATTTAAGTCTGGCAAAATCGTGCAGTTTTAgacgtttttttttttcaaatctgcataaaTTAGTCTATATCATGGATGTCTATGTACTAGTGTCACAGAGCCAAAACTTAAATCTGGCAAAATCGCGTGACTTTAGACGGTTTATTTGCTTCAAATCCACCTAAGCCAACCTTGTAAAGGGACTTGAATTCGAATAGAAAAGCCGCAACAAAAGAATAGgacaccaagtgtttgagtgAATGTTGTTAAAAGTATTCTTTAACTCAATAATGAAATGAATACAATTATACAAATGGAGGAGAAggctttatttatagttgagttaTCCTATATCCAGTGATACAAATCGAATTACATTAATGACTGAGATTAATCTCCATCTACAATAAGAGGGTTCTAATGGATTTacactttatatatttttatcctcTATGatctataataattattttggtaaaaatacaatttatcgAATTGTTTACATTTTAACTAAGATCCAAGTAGATGGTATTGAGTTTCTTCCAAGTAATGGGTTAGTCATGTCGAGTCGAATAACCCCAAGAGAACAAGAAAGATATGCAATGTGCACATCCATTGTAGGCTCCTTTGCGAAGGTTGCATTTTGTctcatttacttaaaaaatgggtaaattaatctCTTTACAATGATCAAAAAGCAAATGaccatttctattaaaaacttcatatttttctaTCGTTAAAAACTGGTTCATGTATGTGAACATGAAGTACATGCGACACACCATGTGATTTACTATCTTGTTTTTTCGTCAACCACGacaatttttaacataaatgactaatttgttctttgatttaatgtatagagattaattttcccatttattgAGTAGAGAGgacaaaatacaatataattcaTAGTTAAGGTTTGCATGATATTTTTACTTccaaaatgttatttattttaaaatattaaacattgataATAAAACagttctcaatttttttaaattttttaaaattaaaatataaatataaaattcaacctgttaaattacttaattttaaattttgaatttaataaaattaacttatatgtaatttttacaAGTTACCTATAgaaaatatgcatatgtttgtaaattatatgtatgaaaatagatgtaaacaaaatttacatttaataaactatttaattatcactcaaattttagggtatttttattttatcacccAAAAGAATTCATGTACATGGTTAATCATTTCATATAAATGTTGAcctatttcaatcaattaataaagaatttatgatttttttctaatttattgctaataaaatcattactaatataatattaattaaaaacacttctaatcaattcatataaatattggTTTATTCCAACTTTAAAtagaatattaatataaaaagttaattattattaaactttGACTTCTTTTAATACCTTGCTATAATGATCGTTGAATATTAAAAGTTAGAAAAGACGAACCATTACagtaataaaaatagaaaaatttaacaTCAGTATAATAGGAAGGAGTGTAAAAGTTATTATTAGccgttttaattaaaaacattctcacaaattttttattttaaatttcgaaaattaaattattaattgtttaatttaccgtattattagattttacattttttccaATTATTATGTAATATCCAAGCGTATTTGTTTTATGTGGATTTTGTCATTTTGATGTGTTTATTGTATTAATCTCGCTTTCGTTTTTATGTTGTGtgatgttaaatatatatatatatatatatatatatattttatgagaGTTAATTGTAGCTCacatcttaaattaattttcaaacttcaaaatattttaattatatccttaatttattgatgttatattaattaggcgttttaattattaagactgttaatttaattgttgaatGACATGTCgaattttatatgatataatttaaaatgaaaattaaaaaaataaaatgttataatataacttttagaagtaaaaattaaaaataaaataataaaaaaaaagaaaggaagaaagaaagagagtgAACTGACAAAGTTTCTATAAgcttcaaaaatatcaaaatcaagatatttacattttagtaaTGGAAAGacttaataatttaaagtttgagGATTAATGAAAAAAGGTTATAATTTGAAGATGTTGAATGCAGTAAACTCATGTTATGAAGTTACAgcaacttttaataaattttaacaaataccACTAATAgctaacttaaaaaaaaaaaattgcttagATTTATAAgggattaattttatttttatcttttctatttaaattaaagGGCGCTATTTTCTCTATCTCTTACAAGATTCcccttttaattcaaatcaggccgcccttttatttaaaaagaaaaaaaagggaaaaaaaatccaGGCCTCTCTCTCTTGCTAATGGAGCGCAAAATTGAGCAATCTCCAAAGACGAAAATGGAGTCTCTGAGAACGATCTGTGACAGAGAGTTTTCGATCCAACAGCAGAagatagattcttttacggcaTCGTTTCCTTCTTCTCTTAATTCCATCAAGTCCCTAGTGCTTGATACTGCTCAAAATCATGGTCAGCAACCtcatttcctttaattttaggGTTCCTACTCACTTTCTCTTTGACATACATGAGTGGAATTATGGTTCTGAAAAAGAACTAGGGTTTTGAATCTTGATACTGAATTTCCGAGATTTTTCTTGTTATTCTATGTTTTTTACAGCCAAACTTGCAAAGTTGAAAGCCAATTTAAGAGAAGCCGAAGATGAGTTTGTCAAGGTTTTAGCTGGTATTTGCTCCCTCTGTTTTGaactttgctttttttttttggtttggaTTTATATCAAATTGTTATGAATTGGAAAGCACAGTGAGTTTTTAAATGTTCTTTTATAATGCTGCTTTATAGCGAAGACCCGTAAAGAGGCGAAGCAGATGGCAACGAGGGATTCAATCTCTGCTGTAAAAGCTAGAGTAGAAGAACTTAAAAGAACTGTCCAAGTTCAAAGGAGCAGGAGGGAAGAGTATGGAGCAATTATATCTCGGCAATCTCTAGGTAGTTATACACACTTAACAATGGGCTGTACTTATGGTTCATGTATGGCTCGAATGGGTTGATATATCTGGTGTTCACCTACCATGGTTTTGCATTTTTTTGccatctaaaatttaaattacagaGATTTTGGTAATGCACATTTTCATTGTTGTTTTTCCGGTGGTTACATGGGATTAGAGCTTTGAGAATATTATTGGGGTGAGTTTTTATATAATGGATTATGCACTTCATGCATTGCATGCTGATGAAGTGAGTTAAGCTGCTATGGATATATTCCCATGCCAATTGTATTTCTAAGTCTCCATTCCTTGGTGGGTTTacttattttcatttccttaaGATGTTTGTACCTGCACATTTGTACTGTCTGTATGCATCTGTTTGCTATTTCCCATGCCATTTAGTGTGTAATTTGAATCTGTACCACCTATGGTTGGCAAGGAATTGCTAAGGTACCAGGAGGTCTGCTTAAGCAGTTATTTTGGATCACCATGCACCTTGAATGCTCCAATTAGCCTGATCCAAGCAAGAGAGTAACAAGAAAACTTATTCTTCGTGCCTAGTTTGCTGGAATATATGCTTATATCATGTTTTCTTCTATTTCCTGAACTATGTTTGCTTTGTTATTTActgttttccttttaataatttcatataaatttgttaattgttTTCAGAATTCTgtggtttctttcttttttctctgttTGGTATTATCCATAGCTTTGTCAAAAACTGAAGAGGATGCAGAACATGAAATAGAGGAAAATGGAGAAATTCAAGAAGCTATTTCATGGTATAATCGGGTTCTCGGTTTTCAGATTGAAGGTGGTCGTGGTAAGTGAGATAATTAGGTTGCATGGCATTTTGATCCCCCTTCTTGCCCCCGTTATTTTCTTACTGGCTCTTTGGTTTATCCAGGGGTGAAGTTTACATTCAatgatattaacataaaaaatccaAAGGAAGAATATTCCTTTACCATTTGTCATGCAAATGATGCCTACTCCTGTAAGTAATTTTCTCCTTTTGTGTTAGCTGTAGTCTAAAATGGTACGTGTTctaacatgtttattttcttcctcaTGATCTCAAGTATTGGATTGCAACCCAAACTTGAATGGCATTAAAGACTTGATTAATGAGTTGAACAGAACAAATGACTTATTTGGCTTTGTTAGAACCTTCAGAGAAAAGTTTCAAGAAGCAGCAGCACTTGGTATGATTCATTGTATTCTTTTCAGCTTGCATGTTTGATGCTTAAATTTTACACTGCAGTTTCAAGGATATGATTCTGTTTGTTGAGACCTTTTCTGTCATCGCTTGTAATTTAAGAAGCTATTTTTCATATACTTACCATGTGTTTCCTCCAATATAAGTTTGTaatcatttttcttaataaatttcttCTATCACTAATGACTCATCAGGATTGCAGCCCCAGTCCACAACTTTTGATCAGGACTGTTCCACAATCTCTTTGTCTGGTCCAGCTTTATCAGTTTCGAGTAATAGAAGTGAATCTTCTGCCAAGAAAAATGAGCATCACATTCCACTTCAAGATGCAAATAGGCAATTTAAGAAATTCAGCCATGGAAGTAAATCTCCAGCCAAGGTAAATGAAAATCAACATATTGATGGAGAACTCAATAGAAATCCCAAGGAAGTAGTCAAATCAGATATTCTATCACCAGGTCGTCGGTCCACTCGGCTTAAAGAAGTAGCCAAATCAGAAATCTTATCACCAGTTGTTCATTGGTCCCCCCGGCTTAAGAAAGTAGCAAAACCAGATCTTTTATCACCAGTTGTTCGTCAGTCCCCTCGGCTTAAGGTATTATATCCCAATACACATGTTCTCTACCTGTCTTAGCCTGTATATGGAAAGTAGCACATATTCTTATATCTGTATGCCTTCTTTTAGAATGTTGGTGTTCTTTTCGTTGAAGAATTCAACTGATATCTGGTGGTAGTAGCTAAAAAGAAAGGGATGGAATTTGAGACTTGAGTTGTTAAGTTTGGCCTGGCTTGTTTCCTAGCCTTGCAAATAATCTGCTAGCATATCTGCAAGATTCTCATACTTGGTGGTTCAAAGTGTGACTTACATATTGTTTTCCAGGAACTCTCGGAATAATATGTTTACCCCTTGGTTTGCTTCATTTTCTAAGTTGGGGATGCATATTTATTTCTAGAATGATGTGAGTTCCCTTTTGTAATACTCTAAGCCTCTCTTTCCTTCTTTAGGCATGGAGCAGGTTCATGGATTATCTAGAATAGGTATTTGTACTATAACCTTAGAATCTCAAGACAAGGCATTTGTGCGTGTGATGAACTTGTATGGCTTGTATATTATGTGTTATTGTTTCAACTTTCAACTACATGTAAAAGTAAAACTACAATATCCATACTGAAGAATATTTCTAATTTGAGATGTCGGATATATGGCAGGCTAAGAAATGAAGTTAGACTGGAGGCTGCTTGGTTGTATCGAATTTCCGATTTCATGTTGATTTTAGGGTATGGGCTGATGTTGTACTTTCTGACTAGCCCGTGATGCAGTTAACATGCAGGATGTGGAAACTAATCTACATATAGATATCATTTAACTTAGTTGGAACCGATTGTTCTTTGAAACCCAAGTTGTGCGACTAACCCGGTATGACCTTCCAATGTTTGTATCATACTTCATTTTTGGAATGAAGTTATCGAAGATGATTAGTTAAGCTGAATGTTTAAATGCTTTAGCGTTGTTAGGTTTTGGTACTTTGTATCTTTCGGATGAATGTATtaccattttatcatttataataaTCTGCATCGCTTGCAATATCGATTTGGTTAGCCTTTTCACTTACGATATGTGGGTCCGAAGACCTCTGATTGTCCCATTTTATGTTTGCTACATTTGCTTGCAAGTTCATAGGATGTAAGTAAATTTCTTTCACTCGTAAAAGAACATTTTTGACaaatttagaaacaaaataaaagcataCAATACTTTGCATACGCATCACATACATACAGCCAGCAATTATCGATTACTTAGCAATTACTCGTaacaaaaagcaaaagaaaCTTTTTACTAAGGGTGTGTTTACTATTTTGTTCTAAAAGCTGTGGTAAATAGATAGAAGGAAAAGTAGCTTTTTAAGTCTAtttttcaagttaaattaaaaggctgattttttcttttctttttttgaatttttaaaagcTATCTGgatatcaatttataaatttctcatttatattattataataattaaattctacaaatgaattatattagttatttaaaaaacttaaaactatattttatatattataatatttttaatgatatatattataatataaatacaacatatagaatttgaaaattttataataacatGGCATTACGAGCTCGAAAATAAATGGAgtgtatttaatattatttagtaaatgtatttactaattctatttcttttggctcataaaatttaaattaatttatttttttttgtaattttgtatatacatgaatatgatgcattattattagtttcattctatatattttattgtatttttcacATGTACGTGTTTTATAAATGTACTATCTACATGCAtatgtcatgggttgcgcatgggagcaCACAACCATGACAAACTTGTGCGATCCATCGTATTTgagggaggtcatttggcccaaccaAACTGGCCCGTTGCCTGGAGAGATTAAAAGCCCATCTCAAGAGCCTTGTAAATATGGAAAGTGATCCAggaagatatgattatgtaatcttagagttctaattgtgTACAAGTTCTAATTGTGTaagagttctaattgtatacagcttTTAATTGTAGCCATTGATGTACTTTGATTTACACAGTTGATTttagggaggctcaactataaatagagacctctcTGCTCATTGTAATTCGTTCAGTTatcaataagaattttgagagtattcactcaaactttcCTCTTAAGTGTTCTTGCTTTCCCGTGGCTTTCGTTCATCTTTCAAGGTTCGTTCTTGCTTCGCTCTTTTACTGTTCTTTGTGAGAGAGAGCAGTGAGGGAATTACGTTGAATCCTTTATCGTTgcaagttaggctgacttaggcgtttttTAGCAAAGAAGCTTCCTAAGGCCGCACTGATCGTGTAGGAAAAACTTAAGTCCGTGacagttggtatcagagccaaggtTCGAAGCCACCGTTGAAagatgtcgaaagaagttgAGGGAATGGAGACCCGTGGGAGGGCTAGGAAAGCTAGTCGCTCAAGGGACATATTGTCAGCTTTAGAAGATCGTGTCGTCACTCTCGAGAATTTCGTGAGGGATATCAAAGAGAGGATTGATGATGTCGATGATAGGCTCCATGATGAATTACAGTCCATGCAGGAGCAGCTCAAAGTGTATGTGACGGATAATGTGGAATAGTTGACTGGTAAAGACGATGCCATCGAGGCTCTGGTGGCAGCCTTGAAAGGGGAGATTACGGAGCTCAAGGGTGAACTCACAATCTACAAGGCTGCTTTGGGCAATGGTGGGTTAGCTGCTGTCGCACCCAAGCCCAATATTGATGTTCCCAAGCCTAAGGAGTTCAAGAGAACAAGGTCCGTAAGAGATGTGGATAACTTTTTGTGAGGAATCGAGCAATACTTCTGTGCCAAAGGCATCACAGAAGATGTCACTAAGGTAACTACTGCTGCGATGTATTTATTTGACGTTGCTTTGTTGTGGTGGCGTCGTAGGTCCACTGATGTGAGACGTGGTGGGACCAAAATTGAAACATGGGAGGAGTTTTTATGTGAGTTCAAAGtacagttttacccagagtaTGCCAAGGATGAGGCTCGAGCAAAGTTGCATCGGCTTTCGCAACAAGGCACTGTGAGGGAGTATGTGCAGAAGTTTAGCGAACTTATGCTCTAAATCTCAGATATGGGGGAGAAAGAGGCATTCTTTTCCTTCATGGACGGATTAAAATCGTGAGCAAAGCAAGAGTTGCAACGCCGAGGAGTTCAATAACTCACCAAGGCTATGTCAGTAGTAGAATCGCTT harbors:
- the LOC105765711 gene encoding kinetochore protein SPC25 homolog isoform X3; this encodes MERKIEQSPKTKMESLRTICDREFSIQQQKIDSFTASFPSSLNSIKSLVLDTAQNHAKLAKLKANLREAEDEFVKVLAAKTRKEAKQMATRDSISAVKARVEELKRTVQVQRSRREEYGAIISRQSLALSKTEEDAEHEIEENGEIQEAISWYNRVLGFQIEGGRGVKFTFNDINIKNPKEEYSFTICHANDAYSLLDCNPNLNGIKDLINELNRTNDLFGFVRTFREKFQEAAALGLQPQSTTFDQDCSTISLSGPALSVSSNRSESSAKKNEHHIPLQDANRQFKKFSHGSKSPAKVNENQHIDGELNRNPKEVVKSDILSPGRRSTRLKEVAKSEILSPVVHWSPRLKKVAKPDLLSPVVRQSPRLKAKK
- the LOC105765711 gene encoding kinetochore protein SPC25 homolog isoform X1, with the translated sequence MERKIEQSPKTKMESLRTICDREFSIQQQKIDSFTASFPSSLNSIKSLVLDTAQNHAKLAKLKANLREAEDEFVKVLAAKTRKEAKQMATRDSISAVKARVEELKRTVQVQRSRREEYGAIISRQSLALSKTEEDAEHEIEENGEIQEAISWYNRVLGFQIEGGRGVKFTFNDINIKNPKEEYSFTICHANDAYSLLDCNPNLNGIKDLINELNRTNDLFGFVRTFREKFQEAAALGLQPQSTTFDQDCSTISLSGPALSVSSNRSESSAKKNEHHIPLQDANRQFKKFSHGSKSPAKVNENQHIDGELNRNPKEVVKSDILSPGRRSTRLKEVAKSEILSPVVHWSPRLKKVAKPDLLSPVVRQSPRLKNVGVLFVEEFN
- the LOC105765711 gene encoding kinetochore protein SPC25 homolog isoform X2, yielding MERKIEQSPKTKMESLRTICDREFSIQQQKIDSFTASFPSSLNSIKSLVLDTAQNHAKLAKLKANLREAEDEFVKVLAAKTRKEAKQMATRDSISAVKARVEELKRTVQVQRSRREEYGAIISRQSLALSKTEEDAEHEIEENGEIQEAISWYNRVLGFQIEGGRGVKFTFNDINIKNPKEEYSFTICHANDAYSLLDCNPNLNGIKDLINELNRTNDLFGFVRTFREKFQEAAALGLQPQSTTFDQDCSTISLSGPALSVSSNRSESSAKKNEHHIPLQDANRQFKKFSHGSKSPAKVNENQHIDGELNRNPKEVVKSDILSPGRRSTRLKEVAKSEILSPVVHWSPRLKKVAKPDLLSPVVRQSPRLKAWSRFMDYLE